In one window of Arachis ipaensis cultivar K30076 chromosome B06, Araip1.1, whole genome shotgun sequence DNA:
- the LOC107647101 gene encoding LOW QUALITY PROTEIN: eukaryotic translation initiation factor 2 subunit beta-like (The sequence of the model RefSeq protein was modified relative to this genomic sequence to represent the inferred CDS: substituted 2 bases at 2 genomic stop codons) codes for MGSSCPEIMPAASSLVKVIVGMSAIVAATVSATISAIVVAIDQLVILIKINNLNKESGDAVEDLDDVTEQDEGDPIFLLPRYPWERSDRHYQYLLGRMFNILRDNKLELAGDRRRTILRPPQVLREGIKKIVFVNFMDLLPNLVGCIDHVMAFFLTKLGISGCLDGQQGLVVKGRFTPKNFEGILXXYINEYVTFLGCKSSNTILSKENRLFFFRCENANDAKSESTNPFDARIIR; via the exons atgggatcgtcatgtcccgagataATGCCAGCTGCGTCTTCTTTAGTAAAAGTGATTGTGGGGATGTCAG CCATTGTTGCTGCTACAGTTTCTGCCACAATTTCAGCCATCGTTGTCGCG ATTGATCAATTAGTTAtactaattaaaattaacaacttAAATAAAGAAAGTGGAGATGCAGTTGAAGATTTGGATG ATGTTACTGAACAAGATGAAGGAGACCCAATTTTCTTACTGCCTCGTTATCCTTGGGAAAGGAGTGACCGTCATTATCAATAT CTTCTTGGCAGGATGTTCAACATTCTACGTGATAATAAACTGGAACTTGCTGGAGACAGGCGGAGAACTATTCTGAGACCTCCACAGGTTCTTCGTGAGGGCATAAAGAAAATTGTTTTTGTCAATTTTATGGAC TTGCTCCCCAATCTTGTAGGATGCATCGACCATGTTATGGCTTTCTTTCTTACTAAACTGGGTATAAGTGGCTGTTTAGACGGACAGCAAGGATTGGTTGTGAAGGGTCGATTTACACCAAAGAACTTTGAAGGAATTCTATGATGATATATCA atgaatatGTCACTTTCCTTGGGTGTAAAAGTTCGAACACAATACTTTCTAAGGAGAATCGTTTGTTCTTCTTTCGATGTGAGAAC GCTAATGATGCTAAAAGCGAGTCTACTAATCCCTTTGATGCTAGGATCATCCGGTGA